ACGATCTTCCTGAAATATATTAAGGGTAATTTCCCCTTCTTGATCCTCACCATAGGCGTGGCGAATGATATTTTGGCAGGCCTCATCAACGGCAAGCACCAAGTCTTGGACGACCTCTGTTCCACAGCCTAACTTTTGAGCCATCATTGTTACGTCTTTGCGTACAGCCTTCAATTCATTGGCGCGCGATTGGAACGTTCGGGTAAGAACTGGGCTCGGACCCGCCGGCATGTCCTTCATGATCATCTGTTCCATCCGCCCGATAAGCCCTTTAATTCTATTGATTTGTGGTTCATGGCCGCACTATGCCCTTAAATAGATGCCTGAGCAATCAGGGACAAGCATTCCTAACCTCCACGTTGACGGCAGAAGAGAAGCAGTCGATACTTTGCTGCACGTATTTAACAAAGAGGAGAAGTCATGGTTGTAGAAAACAGACGTGATAAACGATACTCCCTCAGTTCGATCGAAGTGTCCGTAAACGGTGCGGTTGGGAAAATCGTCGATGTGTCCGCCCGCGGTGTATTGGTCTCAGACATCAAAGGTGACTTTGGTTTGGATGACCCGTGCAAAGTGATCTTTCAAGTTCCGCTGCACGGCCACATAACAGAATATACTGTTGATGGGACGGTGGTGCGGCGAATTGTCGAAGTCATGGGAATTAGTTTTCCGGCACCCACAAGCGCTTGGCCAGCTGTTCTCGCTCTTTTGGAGATCATTGAAACAGAAGGCGAGTGATGCCTGTTTCTAACCATATATCATGTTACAGAACGTTGACGGAAAGAACCTATTACTCGATAATTTAATTCAACCTTTGATTAGAAGTTTAAAATCATGTCAGACGCAGGTAATTCAGACGAAGTCGCTCCCTCAGATGCTGGTCAACGGTCGGCAAGCGAGGCGAACAGCAAGGTTGAACTCCGGGTCATTAATCCCAATCACCACGTCTTTCGCGAAGGTGAAGTTGGTGACATTGCATTTATTGTCCGAACTGGGACTATTGAAGTCTACAAAATGACGGACACTGGCGAGCTCATACTCGGAACGGTCGGTAAGGGTGGCATGTTCGGTGAAATGGCGTTGATCGACAATCAACCGCGCATGGCGTCGGCTCGGGCCAAGGATGAAGATGTCGAACTCATGGTCATCACACGTCAAATGCTAGAAAAAAAATTGGCCGGCATGGACCCGTTCATAAAGGCGCTGGTAAACATCATGACCAGCCATATTCGGACACTGGCCAAGTCGCTTAGCGACTCGAACGTAAGCGCTTCTTAAATTTTCTGTACCTGCTCGACCACTTCCTAATTATCAAACAACGCATCGATCAAGGGGCACTGGGGGGTCGTTCCCGTTCGGCATTCTTTGACCATCCC
The window above is part of the Rhodospirillaceae bacterium genome. Proteins encoded here:
- a CDS encoding ATP-binding protein produces the protein MKDMPAGPSPVLTRTFQSRANELKAVRKDVTMMAQKLGCGTEVVQDLVLAVDEACQNIIRHAYGEDQEGEITLNIFQEDRELVVMLRDFAESIDVEMVKPRDLNDLRPGGLGTHFIAEVMDRVEFMPPPSDGGNLLRMVKRIS
- a CDS encoding PilZ domain-containing protein produces the protein MVVENRRDKRYSLSSIEVSVNGAVGKIVDVSARGVLVSDIKGDFGLDDPCKVIFQVPLHGHITEYTVDGTVVRRIVEVMGISFPAPTSAWPAVLALLEIIETEGE
- a CDS encoding cyclic nucleotide-binding domain-containing protein yields the protein MSDAGNSDEVAPSDAGQRSASEANSKVELRVINPNHHVFREGEVGDIAFIVRTGTIEVYKMTDTGELILGTVGKGGMFGEMALIDNQPRMASARAKDEDVELMVITRQMLEKKLAGMDPFIKALVNIMTSHIRTLAKSLSDSNVSAS